CACGCCGCCCGATACCACCAGCACCTGCCCCACGATATCGCTGGCCGCGTCCGAGACCAGGAAGGTCACCGCGTTGGCGATGTCCTGCGGGGTGGTGAGCCGCTTGATGGGCAGGGTCTTGGGGAAGTTCTCGATGAGGCCGGGGGGCGCGTTCTTGGCGAAGCCGGTATTGGCCACGCCGGGCGAGACCAGGTTGATATTAATGCCCTCCGGGGCGGCTTCTTTAGCTACTCCCAGGCTGAAGCCGATGATGCCCGCCTTGGCGGCGGCGTAGCCGGCGGTGAACATGCCGCCGTGAATGCCCGCGCCGGACGTGATGTTGACGATTTTGCCGCTCTTCTGTTTTATCATCAGCGGCAGGACGGTCATGGTGCCGTTGCGGGTGCTGGTCAGGTTGACGTTGATATCGAAAGCCCAGTCCTTGTCCGTCATCTGGAGGAAGGGCTTGGGGGGTGTACAGCCGCCGGCGTTATTGACCAGGATGTCTATCCGCCCGAATTTTTCCATTATCTTGTTCACCATGTCCGCCCATTCCGGCACGCTGGTGACGTCCGCTTTCAGCGCTATGGACTTGCGCCCGAGCTTCTCCACCGCGGCAGCCGTGGCTTTGGCGCCTTCGAGGTCGAGGTCGGCGATGGCGACATCGCAACCTTCTTTGGCCAGCTGTAAAGCTATCGCTTTGCCGAAGCCTATCTGGCTGCCGGCCCCGGTCACCAGTGCTATCTTGCCTTTTAAGCCCAGTTCCATCTAA
The genomic region above belongs to Dehalococcoidales bacterium and contains:
- a CDS encoding SDR family NAD(P)-dependent oxidoreductase yields the protein MELGLKGKIALVTGAGSQIGFGKAIALQLAKEGCDVAIADLDLEGAKATAAAVEKLGRKSIALKADVTSVPEWADMVNKIMEKFGRIDILVNNAGGCTPPKPFLQMTDKDWAFDINVNLTSTRNGTMTVLPLMIKQKSGKIVNITSGAGIHGGMFTAGYAAAKAGIIGFSLGVAKEAAPEGININLVSPGVANTGFAKNAPPGLIENFPKTLPIKRLTTPQDIANAVTFLVSDAASDIVGQVLVVSGGVTP